The Aricia agestis chromosome 8, ilAriAges1.1, whole genome shotgun sequence genomic sequence TGTTTTCGTCGAATACCTAAACATGGAGGTGctaactatacagggtgtatagAATATGAAAATGCAAAAAAGTTAAAGTGATGAGAACTCAGATGAGACGAACAGGAGTGatcaaagaaattaataataataataataatttaaaaaatctaataaattcacactattaataagtattaaatgGGGAAGTACCTCGTCACATTCCGCTAACATTATGATAAATTTTGGTATGCGGCACGTATGCAGATACATAGGCTTTTCGCAAAGGCCATGGGATAGCAATGATCCCGGaaaaaccgtaattttttttaacgcgATAAATTAAGCATCGCAATACGAAAAGGTCAACCGAGCCCAGCATGCTCTTGTGAAATAATGTCAAGTTGAGCTACATCATCATGTCAGTCTATTGTGGtactatattatacttaatataaactgTTTGGTGCCAAAGAAAATGCAAAAAAGTTAAAGTGATGAGAACTCAGATGAGACGAACAGGAGTGatcaaagaaattaataataataataataatttaaaaaatctaataaattcaCACTAATATTAAATGGGGAAGTACCTCGTCACATTCCGCTAACATTATGATAAATTTTGGTATGCAGCACGTATGCAGATACATAGGCTTTTCGCAAAGGCCATGGGATAGCAATGATCCCGGaaaaaccgtaattttttttaacgcgATAATCGAACTTCGGTGAAATCAAGTCGCAGACAACATTTCCAAAACGTCTAGAAAGGTATAATCATACATATAGTATGTATGTTGCGTAGTGAGACGAATAATGGACATAACCTACCCCGTAAGTTGACTGCGGAAAATCATCGGACTCCCACAGTGTTGCTTTGGGGCAGCTCTCGAAGGTCTTAAGTCCCTCCCGGCTCAAGTGCGTGTATAGTTCCACCACCTGCCACCGGCCCAGCACCGACCTGATGTCGAAACTATCGTACTCGTGGTACCTCTCGCAGAACACCGTAGCATTTTGGTCCGTCGAATTCAAAACCGCTTCCCCTCGCGtcgacaaaattaaaaaaaaaatagaaagcaAGCCAAAAAGTTCGCGCTGCGTTTTCATATTTGGAATTTATTTCGTTTACATATTACCGCGGTGAGGAGTATATTTTTCGTCTTGCACTTGTGTAAACACTGCGGCTGACTGAGGCGCAGTCGGCGCGCGCGCGCTCCTGACTCACTCCGGCCGATATCATCGTTTGACCCTTAGCCTTAGGAACGTTCAGAGGCTCCGCGCTGCTCGAAATTTTCTGACATCATCATCTATCTGATCtactatttttaaactattgaaCTGTATCGATGCGTGAAGTCAGCGTTTGTTTATAACGGGATAAGTCGTGGACTAATGCACACGGGAGTATCGCAGGAATGACATTCGTCAATATCACCAAATGTTTTTACCATcgtcaatgatgaaatactcaaaccagatatgttactaccgtgCGCGTTgagaagcttcaaatacggcccaattggaccgtctgttgtttagtctgcatcgagcgcagtcacgaacgtgccgcgtcttgtcttacctaaataaattgaaaatgacgatgtgcgtgtttcgaaaatgtaccaattatgacttgaaagtaaacaaaacacatggaatctcttaccacatgtcttgattgcaataaatacctcgattatttacattttcaattatttttttcgaacaatctggaaaaaatcgaattttcgtcatagctcaggcgaagaaagagacagcgatacgattcgacgtttgaaaatagaactgtctcttttatgtaaatggtttttcgtatcttttgtttcacttaatatctgtcaaatttgtcaatgtctgcaattttgaatttgaaaatttttcggaagagattttagccggaaaatagtatggacgtaacataccTATATGTATAAGTAGAACATCATTGACCATCGTACTACTTCTAgacatacttacttacatacataGACTGCCAAAATCATAAGTCGATATTTCGACAATTGACAGCTAGATGATTACATGATAATAAATCTCGAAGGAAAGTGGAAGGATACTTATGAAGTATGAGAGTCGTTATGTAACAAAATCAAGCTGATAGAAACAAATTTGATGCAACTAAGGCCTTTTCACCTACCTAGATAAAAGTAAACCTTGGATTGAAATTAAATGTTATAAAGTTATAGCTCTCTCATTCTTCGTATTTATGAAAGAGATAACAATATGATGCTTAAGCCTTAAGGCGGTCCCCCTACgaagatgccgtaatttaccgtatttagagccttataaactcataatttgaaagctacaaagttataataaaaatacagcaataatcttcagtatattaaCATTCCTCtccccgttattaatttcctatttttgtttattatactcatgatatatTAGCTTTCAAAGTAattccaatttattaaaattgaagcatatactttcagcatctccttaatgtttttttgaaacacacgacgatagatagacaatttcattaactacatattcagggatttgaatttttttagatcaattttgaactaatatataagtaaaaaaataggatttttgtgcgacctcggcaacgcgtcaaatgtatggtcaaggtcgtttgctcgggggatggccttaacccAGGGCTAACTTTAACTCTGATTAATATTCCAGCTTTATGTTTTGGCCTAGGAACCCTGAACCTAGAAGCTGGAAATGTTTTTAGGTCTACAACTAGGAGCAGAATCGGTTGCAATACTCCAGACGTGCGCACAGCGCACTAATTGACATTGTTAACCAATTCACAACAAATTGGCGATTGAACTTCGATCATgttttactttaaatacatcCTCGgttaaatttgtaataatattataatttagaaataagCCTAAATAATGAATCTTTAATTTATTGCAGAAGTTCTTCAACTATATTTTCTGCATAATATTAGGTACGCCGTACGCTTATGCTTGCAAAAAGTTGAGAATGCGGTCACAGTGAATTCATTTATTGGATTAGTGAAGTGACTATTtaagtaccataaaaaaattgaaatttttaagaaaacCAGAACTTTCAAACGAGCTGATTTTGATCAAATTAAGCTACTAATGAGcatgtcaactgtcaaaaaaaacATAGGCAATAACTTAAAACTTCATCTGTTTAGGAGGTAGGATACCACAAACAGACACGTATTTTTCAACAGTCACCGTACGCGTCTCATCATACCGTAACCTTGTTTCTTCATAAAGCCATCTCATAAAGTAAAGTCTTTGCCAAAACACCCTGATACTGGCAACTCACAcaggagccattaataaaaaaaaaaaagaagaacagACACGTAAAACTTTTTTACTTACTCCTTTGTTTTTGTAGCAGGTTGAAAATGTTGCGATTATTCAACATTTTGATAATTTATACAAGAACTGTTTTTGGTGTACTGTATCTTGCTGTCTACGCCTGCTGTCTTTAAATTAAATAGCCATTGCCCCGTATGATATGAAATGGCAATCATAGTTGCGGAATTATTGccataaagtatttttatagattAGCGCCTatagaaaattatatttcattCGTAACTAAGATCAGGAAACTGAAGAACAAAAAGGCGCAAAAGActacttattaatttaaattaaatgcttACTTACTGTAGCGCACAAAAATATTGGGAACTTGACCAAAGTATTACGTAAAGGggacagaaaaaaaaacaattaggCAGAGTATCAGAaaaagcaaataaaaacaaacataccCTGTCCAAGGGCTCCGAGATGTGTACCACGATGCAGCTCTGCACGTAGTCCACCCTCGCGTCTCCAGCGAGATGCTGGATAAACTCCACCCCGTACCACATCCCCTTGAGGCTGTCCACCCAGATCCCGGTCTGAGGGGACCTGTTCACGCAGTAATCGCGGTTGTACTTCATGAAAGGGGTCTCGTACGAGGTGTACCCCTGGCCGTAGGTCTGAGAGTAGTCCTGGTTGTACCCCGAGCCATAGTTGGACCCGTAGCTACCAGTGTTCTGCCCGTAGCTGCCAGTGTTCTGCCCGTAGCCGTAGCTCTGCCCGAAACCGTACCCAGGGGTTACCCGGCTATTGTAGCTCGGGGGAAACCCGGACTGCAAGCTACTGTCGGGCTTCGTAGTCGAGTATCCGGGCTTATAATTCGGGTACCTGGTCGCTTCCGGAAACTGCGCGATATCACTCCCATAGCTTGATTTGTATCCATACTGGTTTTGATTGTAGAGGTTGGCGTTTGTCGTATAGCTCGGATACTGTGTGGACTCCCCGTAGCGCTGGTAGGTCGCACTGTCCGCGTTGGAACAGAGAAATAGAAGGCACAGGAATGAGAACATTTTTGGGGAACTTTCTTCGTCGTTTTTTGTCGGCGAGAATGTCGCGTGACAAGCCTGGATGTGGCCGGTGGCGTGTGGCGGCCGCTATGAGACTGAGATGTAAACTAATTAACTCCTTGCCTACCGCGACCCACAGGCAAAGACGTGCAAGTCATAAAGTACTCTAATATCAGGGGATTGCTTAACTgtgacataatttttttaatggaaaGTAAGCTCTctctattttgtttattattcaatagaagatattattatattgttatatagTTACCTATTGTAGCACATAGATGTTATTTTGGTAACCGTGAATAATAATCACAAAATTGCAATCACTACCTACAGAaagttacttaattttttattagtctctactctctactTATCAATAAAGTTGTCGCGCAGAAGATtaacacaataaataaaattatcatttacTACCTTTTTGCTGAGATCAGCTTCTCTCAATGATGATTTGAGCGGTTCGAGTCGAGACATGGGCTTAATcaagtttacaataattttagcgACGACAATATTaggaggagtccacaccgccgtttttccatacaaaagttatccctgtttcctccctggataatgccggtagagatatgattttttttttcctgaatatctatggccactattagcatgtccctatgttttcttttttttcatattaaaaaagataagaatgtccaaaaacccaaaaaatggccagattttcctctgtgttcaaacacccagaaaacaaatctggctaaaatatacaaaaaagtaaaacataagaacacagctaaagccttgctttaattattaatgaaaaaggtacttaaatcggttaagttttggagaaggaatcagcggacaacgaatcgaagattttctgttcttttattagaacttttgtcgtgttgtctctatcgcgctctgcggtgggagacttgagaatCTCAagttgagattggtgagacagcaatacattttcaaatacctatcttcaatttctctcgcccctggtgtatcctcttaaatataTCATTATTATCGAACTTttgcgccccagcgtcatgactTTGCTGAtacaaaagattaaaaagttaatctttcatactgctactttcacagtgaactcgactatattattttagtcgAGTTcacttattttaatgattattattttaattattattaattataagagACACAGGGGACTAATACGTAcactaaagcattatcactttattttgttaaccgacttccaaaaaggaggaggttatatgttcggctgtggattttttttttaacttgcgCGTTCAGTCGTGGACGTTAGCGCATTTTCTGCTGTAGCctttgggaaaacacgcgagCTGAATCCGCACGCGCAAAAAACGCGCACGACTGAACGTGCTCCTCTATTCCCTACGGCTTTCCGCTTTACTTGCGTGTTACATTTTGATGTTTGTCATCCAATCATCCAAATCCCTACTTAATAGCTAATATACTGGCTAGGGTTTCCTTTAAAGAAGATTCAGTCTTCGCTACAGATAGCTCTCctattaaggcggggattaatctcaatcaaaaacgataaccttgcacacaaccaaagaccaagcgtatacgcatcgcaataagattcattttagcttagcataaaactgtaactactccggcggattttctctatttttcatgttttttttaaatatctttggaaataaatattaagaaacaaaattgttcggttaaagaacttttaatatagatttactaacaatttattcaaataaaatgtataattatcctagttaatacttatattttgatgaaatagagttttttcggtggtgagtttgtaaattaattacagccgaagtattacgttttattaaaatgtttatggtttaaggtattttaaatattgtgctttatatctcatatttttaacacttcgttattatattggaactaggtaaaacGGGAGtaacggaataacaaattggggtttatcctcgccttaagggcCGATCGATCCGGTCGGACTGACCGCAGGCCGACATCGTGTACATACACAGGAACCTACAACAtgtgtcataagtcataactcatagtaAGAGACCTAGTATTTCTCAAACTTATTAAAAAGTGTTTTCCCTATTCATCAGTCTAAATACCTCCATCAAATTACTTAGCATACAAAATCGTAGTCAAGGTATCAAAGGCAGAGGTGGCGTGGAACGTAGACTTTTCCCAAGGCATTTCATCATCACCCAAACACACATCCACCATAGGTTAATTAGTAGTAATTGTAATTCGAGAGTTCCTGTCTAGTTGTCTGTCTTAACCTCGTCTGTGTCACAGGGCACATCCTCACTCACCGCTGATGTAATATTCGCGGCCCGCAATTAAAAGGTCACGTCTACAGGATTTACCCTAATTACCTCGTCCTCATCCGTCATAATCAAGACTCCTTAATGACTTGGACATTATTGACTCCTAACAATTAATCAGTCATGTTCCGCTTATACCTGAATCCAAGAGCCATGTCAACGAGCATTAAATGACGATTAAAGTAAATAGTGGCATATTGCGAGATTAAATTCTAAGatggttaaaaaattataagtacttTACCTATGGAATAATCCGAAATGCCTCTTAGTTTTAATCAGGATGAACACTGAACAGGTTATGGTGTTGAGTTGAGTACATACTTTATTCGGGTCCTTTTCATAAATGGAATAAGACAGTTTAAATTTAAACGCTTTATTCATAGCATTTAACAGTTTAAAGTTGCGCATCCACTGGATCGGTATCGGACTGTACCTAACTTTAGCATTCGTTTGGTATTGATTCGTATGTTTCATTGTcagaaatttatattttaaatggaTATTAACTATTAGGTACCTATTAACAGGGCATGTGAATAAGATTCAGTGGAAAAACAGCAACTAAatcctaacctaaacctaaaagCTTCATGTTATATAACGAATTATAAGATCACTTTCTCATTgacataaatttaaattatatcatTGTTAAACTCATTCAACATTGAGATTTGGATTTTGGGTTCAgtcttcaaagttcaaacacaCCTCACAGATCACAGTATGGCAAAATGTAGCCTTTACGTTGTATTACCTAGGAGTAACTACACTGGTTTGACTAAAACTCTTCAATCGAATAGGTACCGAAAAACTTTATTCAATTGAACTTTCTAGTCAGTGGAGTGCTTGAGTTTCAAGCTTTGAATATTACTCAATACCGGACCGTACTGTAACGATTgcttgaaatttaaaaataattttataatttctatcCTGAATTGCAACTTTTTATCCTCGGGGATTTCGTTCACGTACGGGACCAAAGATCTTAGAAACAATTCGTCGCTGCTTTCTTTTTCCTTCTCTGAGTCTTGGGAAAGTGGATTTTGACTATCGTCTGTATCTTCAGGGAATGTACTGTATTTCTCTTTCCTTCCCTCCTCATTATCCGACACATCTGTACTGCTGTCCGCTGATGCTGCAGCGTCGTTTTCGAGATATATGGTCTCGCTTTCGTTGTGCGTGTAAAAAGGCAGCAGAAACGAAAGTTCGTCGtagtaaatatatttccttttcttttttttccctTCGGACTCCATCTTTATCTGGGTCATGATGTCTCGTCGGAAGCAATGTCTCAGATTAACCCACTTTTTCCGTACTTCATGTACTGAAATTAATGTAATGAATATTAATGACAAGAGATTAATCGTATAAGCCACACACGACTTCGGGACAAAATGGAACGGGGAatggtacctactacctacataCAGTAGGTAGGGGAATGTGAGGTAAAACGATCCCTACGGGTCAAATGATCCCTCCCCTTAAATCAGATTAAACCAGAGGCATCTTTCCAAATGCACGTGAAACGGGTTGCCCATAACGCTCTGATCGCCATGATACTATAAGTGGCAACTACTTATAGTATCATGGCGATCAGAGCGTTTGgcgaaattttattaaattttttttaaaaagtgtcGCTCTGATCTAAATTAAGCCTGTTTTTGgactttcataactttttacgaaTTCGtgtttatttcaatgttattttgttatagGGTATTAATAGCAGTtacctaatatttaaacagttttaGATCAACCCACGTGGTATTTAACTAATATAACGGCAATACGGCGCAGAAAATATAGAGTTTTTAACTTACCACAATGCAATACCTCATTCGCTCAACGCTTCTTCGATTACCAGGgttgttatttatataataaaatcaataagtGTCTAAAAATTTACCCCTTGACAAAACACAAATGTAAGTCTGTAGTGAGTCAATGGCTACAAAATTTGGAATACGGTCCTACGGAAAACTTACTTCACTAACTTCCATTGCATCCATCCATCCACGTTCAGACCCTCGCATTGATGTATGCACATCGCACACACTGACATACACAggcacacacacacgcacacacacacaaacacacatacacacatacacacacacacgcgcgcacgcacagacagacagacacacacgcacacacacacatacatacattcacAAGCACGcaagcacacacacacacacacttatGTTTTAAAGGGCATTTATTATTGTACTgatttaatttacttttgttaaaaacagatatatttttaaaatattttatcttctCATAATGCTGTAACATGATTGTAAACTAGAATCTAACCtaaataactaaaatgttcCTTGGGGTGAGGACCTGGTGATCTGTAATACAGGCATGACCAAAATGGACACCAGCTCCTTACAATTTCACCTGACTGTCAAAAATTCTGTTAATATTACTACTTGAACTTGTATTGTGaggagaaaataaagattattattattattattattatgaaaaagaaGAGTAGTCTCGGCTTCTTGCCGGGGAGATGACTCAGGCACGGGCAGAAGCCAAGTAACCTGGTTCATGATAAAGGTGTATTATGATTGGGGTGTAAGGAAAGATGAGGATGGGTTTAGAAAACGGCGAACTAATGAGCATGTATCGATGATGATAGATTTTTGCATTTGGATATAAGTGTTTTTATGAAGGTCTAGAGTTTTCAGAGATGCGGCGAGGGTCTTCGGTATTACTCCAGTAGAGGAAATGATGATGGGGATAATTTTTACAGCCTCTTGGTGCCACATTTGTTTAATTTCATCGGCGAGtgttgtgtttttgttttaGATTGTTGGTGTTTATGACGGCGATATCTATCAGGTAAGTTGTTTTTTCAGGTTTAATTGTTAGTGTTATGTCTGGTCTATTGCTGAGAATGGTACGGTCAGTGACTATGTCACGATCCCAATAGAGTCTTACATTGCTATTTTCAAGAACGTTTTGAGGTTTGTATTTATAGTATGGGGTGTGTGAATCGATGAGTTTGTATTTAATGGCTAGTAGTTGGTGAATGTGTTTAGCTGCGTTGTCATGTCGGTGTGTGTATCCCTTATTGGCCAGTGCGCTGCATCCCCCGGTAATATGATCTATAGTTTCGGTAGTAAGATGGCATAATCTACATTTATCTGTATCTATTGACTCTTTGAGAATATATTTCGAATAATTGCGTGTCTTTATTATTTGATCTTGAATCGCTATTAGAAAGCCCTCCGTTTCAGAATAGATATTGCCTCGGGTTAACCAGCTGCATGAGGCAATTTGGTCTACATGGTCTTGTTCGAGATGATGAGGATATTTACCATGCAGCGCTTTGCTTTTCCATTTCTGTATTTTATCAGCGTCTTTTAATATCTTGTGCTTTACATTAAATAGGTCATTGTTTAGCTGGAGAGGTGTGCCTTTATGGGGGAGATTTGCTATTGCTTTATGTAATTGACTTGTTTTAGCTTTATTTAGGAAATATGTTCTGAGATTATCTATTTGGCTGTAGTGTAAATTTTTTATATCGATGATACCACGGCCTCCCAATTTTCGTTTCAGTGTAAACCTTTCGACTGCTGAGTGGATGTGGTGGATATTACGCTTATAGCATAGCATTCGCGTTGTGGTATTAAGGGTTTCAAGTTCTGTGTCTGTCCATTTAATGATACCGAATGAGTATGTTAGAATGGGTATGGCGTAGGTATTAAtggctttaattttattattattattattattatttgatggtTGTGTTTTGATCGATTTCTTGGAATTTGGTATATGGGGTGAAATGATCCCTATTTGtgtgtataaaatgatccctgGATATAAAGTAGAAATTGGCGAATATTTTGCTTTTgatgaaattgttattttattttaattttattattaaagaacaaatatattatcaaagATTTCGATTTCAGAAGTCACAACTATCGTGTTTTGCCTTGAGACGGACCGATAAACCGACAGACAGTAAGATCTTTGCTCCCCTTTTTATCCTTTGGCTACCGAAGCCTAAAAAACTTGCTAATAAACTAAAAGATGCGTGTTTCTTACTTATATGCTTATTTGGTTATCAATAATAAACATTATCTCTGGGATTATTTTACCCCAACTCaagggatcattttatacataggggtgtataaaatgatcctttagttaaacttttacgaaaacctctagtacaaaaaaagtacgtacatatgataaaaaataagtattctaTCACGAAGTTTGGTAAATTCACTACATCCAGCTATATAAATGTTGCGATTTTTCCTTCAATTATAGCCATACTTAAGATTTTTCCCTTAAGGGGATCATTTTACCCCACCTTCCCCTAAGTACTCAATTTCTACGTCTATTTAGCGAGCGAGGGCAGTTTCGCCGAGCGATCTAAGTTATTCGCACACCGGAGCCATAGATTtaaatatctatatctatatctatacatattataaaacaaagtcgcttttttccctcatgtccctttgttcgctttaatctttaaaactacgcaacggattttgatgattattttagtgttagatagcccatttatcgaggaaggctatattttatcacgttaagactaataggagcgaagaaatagaggaaaatgtggaaaaaacggggaaaattatttgaaagggctaacttgatcgcgctaatctcaggaactactggtccgatttgaaaaattctttcagtgttagatagccaattTATTGACATtcatcacgctaatactaattaGGAGaaagtggaaaaaacgggggaaattatttgaaagggcttatctcgcgaactactggagcaatttttatgttatttagcacagataaCAAGTaggtagaccacgtgaaggatcataggctttcgattgtaatcattttttcagtggctatatattttatacccgttacccggggcgggtcgctagtaattgataaattattattattaattagcacCTCAAGGTTAAAGTAAGTCTTCCTTTTATGAACCTTTTAATAacactattatttttaataaacgtCTCAAATAATACTTACAGTGTGAAGCTTGCTCCTTTTCTGACAGCGATTCCCAAGCTGTAGGAGTAAAAACCTCCCTACACACCTCGTCCCATAGAGTTTTCTTCAAATCAAGATCAGAATACTCTTTCATAGTCGCGTCGTATATAGGAGGTCGTGTTTTGACCGCAGGTATCAACTTGTTGGCATCGATGACAACATCGTCACCATAAGCTCTCGGTTCGCTCGGTTCAGACTCATTTTCGTTTTTAAGAAAGGGCAAGATAAATGCAAGTTCATCggagtaaatatattttcttcttttccTGTCACGTTCCTCGGGCGGCAACGACTTCTGCTTTTTAACGTCTCTTCTAAAGCAATGTCTCAAGTTTATCCACCTCTTCTGTACTTCTATTTCTGCAAACAATAAAATACATCGAATAATTTTTGATCTCACATATAgctaatatcaaaatataatagtacttactaataatactaatatatactaatatataaatttagtatatagggggtttcggggcgataaatcgatctagctaggaatcatttttagaaaatgtaattttattcgtgttttatcgaataccgatgGTCAAACAGgtagtatattttatacaacaaTTAATTATGATACTGCTTGTCTTTGTTTGGCACGTTGGAGCAGTCATTATGACA encodes the following:
- the LOC121729634 gene encoding uncharacterized protein LOC121729634, with protein sequence MSLEIDCLKLIAAVRERTPLYDLNTREHNDRVHKKQLWIEVCKEVFTPAVWESLSVDAQGRNEIEVQKRWINLRHCFRRDVKKQKSLPPEERDRKRRKYIYSDELAFILPFLKNENESEPSEPRAYGDDVVIDANKLIPAVKTRPPIYDATMKEYSDLDLKKTLWDEVCREVFTPTAWESLSEKEQASHLHEVRKKWVNLRHCFRRDIMTQIKMESEGKKKKRKYIYYDELSFLLPFYTHNESETIYLENDAAASADSSTDVSDNEEGRKEKYSTFPEDTDDSQNPLSQDSEKEKESSDELFLRSLVPYVNEIPEDKKLQFRIEIIKLFLNFKQSLQYGPVLSNIQSLKLKHSTD
- the LOC121729633 gene encoding uncharacterized protein LOC121729633; translated protein: MFSFLCLLFLCSNADSATYQRYGESTQYPSYTTNANLYNQNQYGYKSSYGSDIAQFPEATRYPNYKPGYSTTKPDSSLQSGFPPSYNSRVTPGYGFGQSYGYGQNTGSYGQNTGSYGSNYGSGYNQDYSQTYGQGYTSYETPFMKYNRDYCVNRSPQTGIWVDSLKGMWYGVEFIQHLAGDARVDYVQSCIVVHISEPLDRPSTETQLFHVQHLHAKFRQEYRQLRLLWDEAGQTIEYSLYFRNDSAGYWQAFNGQNGTLTTKSAYQQFSGTVQVLKAVNDHLLLNFCQEGTPTSPAQLYSVLFSRDAGRMARWEIDAVHALLQNKKLSVASRRMVCGNGAGKIVQNLSYLLISYLISYLIKSS